The genomic region CTGCCGGTGCGGGCGACCAGCCAGCCGTCGCCGACCCGGTGCCCCAGCGACCGCGCGCGGTCGGCGCCCAGCAGCGCGCAGCAGACGGTGACCACCACCCACAGCACCCACGCCCACACCGGTACCGTCCCCGCGACCGAGGCCACCGCCAGTGCCACCGCGGCCACCGCAGGCACGATCAGCGCCCTGGTGTAGCGCCGACGGGTGGCGGCCGGGCCGTGCCCGCGCAGCGGACCGTCCACCGCGTCGCGGCGCGCGATCAGATCGGCCAGCACCGCCTGCGCTGTCGCCCGCGGGCACGGCGGCAGCAGCAGCGAGGCCTCCCCCTGCCCGCCGACCCCGGTCATCACGGCGTCCAGCCGGGCGCCGCCGAACAGCCGCACCAGCAGCGGCTCGCGCAGGGTGCCGCCGCGCAGCCGGCGCATGTCGAAGGTGTGCTCGCGCACCCGGATCAGCCCGTACCGCAGGTGCAGCACGTCGAAGTCGCGGCGCAGCTCGAGGTTGGCGTAGCTGACCAGCGACTGCAGCACCGACAGCACCACCGAGGCGACCAGCACCACCGCGACCGCCACCGCGGCGACGACCGCGGCGCCGAACCGCTCGGCGGCCGCCGCCCCCGACTCGGCGACCGGCGACCCGCGCAGCGCCGCCTCGGCGCCGATCTCGTACAGCACGCCGATCGCCGCGGCGATCATCGCCAGCCCGGTGAGGCTCAGCGGGCTGTACCGCAACCACGACGGGGACCAGCGGGCCAGCACCCGGCCCGGCTGCGACGTCGGCGCGGGCGCCAACGACTCGGCCAGCAGCACCGCCCGCAGCCGGCCCACCTCCTCGGTGGGCACCGCGTCCAGCGCGAACACGGTGTCACCGGTGGCCTCCTGGCCGGTGCTGACCCTCAGCACGGTCAGCCCGAGCAGCCGGTGCAGCAGCCGGGCCTCCGTCGACACCGACCGAATCCTGTTGCGCGGCACCGACAGCACCTTGCGCTGCAGCACCCCCGTGCGCAGCTGCACCTCCGCGTCGCCGATCCGGTAGGCGGTGGTGAACCAGCGGGCCAGGCCGAACGCGACCGTCAGACCGATCACCAGCAGCACCACCGTGTGGTTGCCGGTCGCCGAGCCGAACACCAGCGACCCGGCGATCACCGGGATCTGGCGCAGCACCTCGTGCACCGGGTGCACGAGCAGCATCCGCGGGCTCAACCGCTGCCAGCCGTCGACCGTCGTCACGTCGCGTCCTGGTCCCCCAGCGCCGCGATGTCGGTCAACCGGGCGACGACGGCGTCGGCGACCTCGTTGTCCAGCGCGACGATCCGCACCGCGCCCGCCGACGAGGCCGTGGTC from Mycolicibacterium phlei harbors:
- a CDS encoding PH domain-containing protein, with the protein product MLLVHPVHEVLRQIPVIAGSLVFGSATGNHTVVLLVIGLTVAFGLARWFTTAYRIGDAEVQLRTGVLQRKVLSVPRNRIRSVSTEARLLHRLLGLTVLRVSTGQEATGDTVFALDAVPTEEVGRLRAVLLAESLAPAPTSQPGRVLARWSPSWLRYSPLSLTGLAMIAAAIGVLYEIGAEAALRGSPVAESGAAAAERFGAAVVAAVAVAVVLVASVVLSVLQSLVSYANLELRRDFDVLHLRYGLIRVREHTFDMRRLRGGTLREPLLVRLFGGARLDAVMTGVGGQGEASLLLPPCPRATAQAVLADLIARRDAVDGPLRGHGPAATRRRYTRALIVPAVAAVALAVASVAGTVPVWAWVLWVVVTVCCALLGADRARSLGHRVGDGWLVARTGSLQRRRDCVEASGIIGWTVRQTFFQRRAGVATLVAATAAGVKRYQVLDVPADLAWTIAAETTPWLAGTRWAGEGYDLR